Sequence from the Terriglobia bacterium genome:
CGAAGTGCCGGTAGCCGGATTGATCTGGTTGATATCGATATAACGGAAGAGCTTGCGCCCCTGCGAGCCCACATAGCCCACTTGCAGCGCGACCTTGGGAGACAATTCCTGCTGCAAATTTAAGTTCATGACATGAATGTAAGGCGTTCGCAATTTTTGATCCACGGTGAAAACATCCGTCGCCGCAAAACTTGTGGGATCGAACACCGGCACGCCCGGCTGGATCGTGCTGGCAGGAGAGAAGCTGAACGTGATGGGATCAGGTCCGACTCCGTTATAAGCCGGGCCGGAATTGAAGGTGTTGAAAGGCAGCTGGCCAACAAAGAAGTCCTGCGAAAAAGCGTCGTAATACATGCCCCAGCCGGCGCGGATGATGGTCTTGCCGTTGCCATGAGCGTCCCAGGCAATGCTGGCGCGCGGCGCGAAATTGTTCAGGTCGCGGGGATACAGTTGCTTGACGGTATTCACGTTTCCGGAAGAGTCAATCAGGCTGAAACGGTTCTTCTCTTCCCCGATCACGCCAAAATATTCCCAGCGCACGCCGTAACTCAGAGTTATGCGCTGGGAGAAGCGGAACGTATCCTGAAGGTAGAACGAGTGATTATTTTCAAACGTCTGGCGGGAAGAATTGCCCTGTGCCTGCCTGCCGCTGGAAGGCGTGCCAGCGATGAAAGATTTGAGGTCATCGAAGCTAAGCTTGCCGCGATAACCACTGTCAAAGAAGCCATCCACAAAAGTGCGGCGGAATTCATAACCGAATTTCCAGTTGTGCTTGCCCGCGGCCCAGGTGAAATTGTCATTGAATTGCGTATTGGAATCCGTGCGTCCGCGCGGGACTGAAGTGTTTGCGCCCAGCGGCGCAAATCCGGAAACGTTGATGGAAGGAAGACCGAAATCCTGCTTCGTGGTACCCATGTTGAGCCCGATGCTCGACGGATCAAACGTGCTGTCTTCCGGGCCAAAAGTCTCATGGAAGCGGTTGTAGCCAAAGCGGATTTCCGTGAGCAAATGCGGGTTGAAAATATGCGTGTGCGAGAGTGAAACAATATTGACGCGCGTGGGAGTCACCGTGTTGAAGCCGGGCAGAATGCCTCCGCCAACCAGCGCCAGCGGAAAACTCTGGTCGCTATCGCCAAAATAGTAGCGGCCCGTGAGCAGATCATTCTCACTGAAGCGATGATCAATCTTGGCAATCATACTGTCCACGCGATTGTTGGCTTTATCTGAAGTCACCAGGCTTCCATCAGGACTGGTAGTCGTGGGCCATGGGTTCCGCGCCAGCAGGTTGGCGATTACCGGGTTCACGACTCCACCGTTGGCGGCGATTGCGGCGTTCAAGTCAGCCTGCGTTGGCACGGTGGCGACAGTGGGAATGCCTACGCCTTCGCGCTGACCTTCATACGACACGAACCAGAATGTCTTGTCCTGCTTGAACGGTCCGCCCAGTGAGAAGCCGAACTGGTTATTGTGAAACACATTCTGTGGCGCTGGTTTGGGGTTAAAGAAATTGCGCGCGTCGAGCCCGTTGTTGCGGAAGTATTCATACGCCGTGCCGTGCAGCGAATTGGTCCCGGACTTGGTAACAATATTCACCGTGGCGCCGGAGCTGCGTCCAAACTCAGCCTCTGTGGCGTTAATCACGGAAACTTCCTGCAGCGCGTCCATGGGCAGGATGGTGGCGGGCGTTCCGAACACTCCGCCCTGATTGATCGCCGGCAGGTTGCGATAACCGTCATTCATGTCTGTGCCATCGAGCAGGTAATTGTTGGAGCGTCCACGGTTGCCGTTGATGCTGAATAGGCCAAAAGAACCGGGCGAATCGGCCACGCCTGAAGGATCGCCGCCAGAGCCGGGCACCATGACCAGCAGTTTCGTAAAGTCGCGACCGCTGACCGGCAGTTCGTTAAACTGTTCCGCGTCCAGCGTTGCGCCCAGCGTGTCCTGCACGGTATTCACCAGCGGCGACTCCTGGGTAACAACCACGGTTTCTCCAACGCCGCCCAGCGAAAGCTGCACGTTGACTTCCTGGCTGGACGATACCGCCACTCGCACGCCTTTGGTGGTCGCGGGACGAAACCCCTTGCCCTTCACCGTCACGTCATAGTTTCCAATCGGCAATTCAGAAACAAAGTAATTGCCGGTAGCGTCCGTCTGCGTGGAGCGTGAGAACCCGGTTTCAGGGTTGGCGACCGTAACGTCTGCTCCCGCAACAACCGCGCCGGTTGTATCGGTGACCGTTCCCTGGATGCCACCGCGGAATGTCTGGGCCAACAGAGTGGCGGAAAGGCAGAACAAAAAAACCAAAGAGAAGAATCCGGAAGAGAGAGTTCTCATCGCGTCAGACCTCGGAAGTTGAGATTGGCTGGCGGGAGAATTATAACTCTAGATCGCGCGTGATCGCCGTGATCGTGCGTGATCGCCGTGATCGGGAAAAGCAAATGCTCACCACGGAGGCGCGGAGACGCGAAGAACAGCCAATAGCGAAAGATCAAATGCACGGCGCATGCGATCGGATCGATCGGTGATAGTGGGGTCGGGGATTTGCATCGCGCCGGCAGCAGGAAGCTGGTTTTCTTTCATTGCTGCCGACGCCTGGCGCTTTTGGGGCGTCACCGCTCAGCATCCGTAATATCCCATCAGCACGCGGTCGAATTCTTTTTCCTGTTCGGTACGCCGATCATCAGGCTGCGGTTTTGCATTCTTCTGCTTCTTTTCTTTGTGCGACGGGCCGGCGCATACTGCCTGCTGTTGAGTGGCGTTGGCTGCGTTGTCGGTTTTTGGTTCATCCGTGGCGGCAAAGGCCGAGATTGATGTCGCCAGTGTTGCGATAGTAAGTATGCGGACCAGTGCGGTTTTCATGAGAGTTTCTCCTTTTCAATTGGCTATGTATGAAGGCATCGCGCGATGGCCTTGCGTTGTACACCATGCAAACCGAATAGGACGGCGTTTATTCCGATGTGAAGCAGAAGAATATTTTTCGGAAAGCGGGAATAAATGTGGGTGGCTAGCACTAATAAAACACAACATACTGATATGGCTACCGCTTCGCACTCCGCCACGTTGCGCACGTGTCCTCACGCCCCAGCGGTCGGAGCCCGAGCCTAAAGCTTTCCGGATTTGACGATAAAAGCCTGTCGGCCGGACTCGACGGACTGAAGTGCCAAAACAGCTACCAATTTTCGTGGGATCCCATAAATAACGATGCCTTCGCCCTCTGTCCGGCCTAGCTGCGAGGGAGCTCTGCCTTTCAGGTTTGCAACATAGACGGTGTCTGCGGTCTCTTCCACAATTTTCAATCGCTCTGAACAAAACACCTTTCCATTGGTTGGGCTCGGAAGCGCTGAAGATTTTTCTTGCGACTTGGCGGTTGGAAACACTGCTGGAGCCGTGGCAACTGAGACCGCGGAACAGCCCCCCATTGCCTGCGGTTCACCTAATTTCAGCAACTCAATGGGAACTCCCGCTTGAGCTGCGTCGGAGGTAAAAATTAGCACCGCATCTCGCGTTTCGCCCAAATAACCGCCGCCGCGTGCCTCTGGAATAAAGGAATAAAAACCGTATCCGAATTGATAAGCCGCAAAGATATATATGGACAGGATAGGTAAAAGCGCCGCGATCCATGGCCATCGACTGAACTGCCCGCCTTTTTGCGATGCTTTTTGGGCGCCGAACGTGATCACAGAAATAATTCCCCACGACATTAGATACAAGCAGAAAGGGAGTCTGATTGCAGATGATAAATGGTCATATGCGCCCGGTGCTTTCCACAAAGTCACTGAGCAGAGAGTTATGACAAAACAAAGTACTAGGAGATTGTGGACAAATAGCCAAGGATGGCTGGGACGCAAAGCGCCTTCAATAACAATCCAACTCACTGCCACAATAATGCCGGCGAGCGACCATAAGACTCCGTTGTTATCCAGTACACGCAGAGGAAAAAACATCAATACTAGACAGAAAACGAAACCGGTAGTAATCATCACAAGGACGCCCGACATTTGGGTGCGCCTACGGGATGTTCGCATTGCGGCCCAGTATCCTGTGGCTGGCGCTATTAGAAGTGCAGGGGTCAAGAAGAACAACCCGCCTGCGAGTATATTTCGAACCCGAAATAGCTCCACGGCGGACACCGGGAGCCCAAGTTGGTCAAAGCGGGCCGTCAGAATTAAGAGCCCTGTTGCATAGCATAGCCCCGCATAGATGATCAAAAGTTCAGAGGCCACCTTGATCTGATCCGAAATTGAGATTTTTGAACCCGCCGATGTTTCCTGACTTAATGCCACAACACACCTCCAAGCTAACGGATGACTAATATCACAATCTACAGACCGCTGGTATGGAAGGACTCGCTTTTACACGCATTTGAATGTTATTTGGGAAGCTATGG
This genomic interval carries:
- a CDS encoding TonB-dependent receptor, which encodes MRTLSSGFFSLVFLFCLSATLLAQTFRGGIQGTVTDTTGAVVAGADVTVANPETGFSRSTQTDATGNYFVSELPIGNYDVTVKGKGFRPATTKGVRVAVSSSQEVNVQLSLGGVGETVVVTQESPLVNTVQDTLGATLDAEQFNELPVSGRDFTKLLVMVPGSGGDPSGVADSPGSFGLFSINGNRGRSNNYLLDGTDMNDGYRNLPAINQGGVFGTPATILPMDALQEVSVINATEAEFGRSSGATVNIVTKSGTNSLHGTAYEYFRNNGLDARNFFNPKPAPQNVFHNNQFGFSLGGPFKQDKTFWFVSYEGQREGVGIPTVATVPTQADLNAAIAANGGVVNPVIANLLARNPWPTTTSPDGSLVTSDKANNRVDSMIAKIDHRFSENDLLTGRYYFGDSDQSFPLALVGGGILPGFNTVTPTRVNIVSLSHTHIFNPHLLTEIRFGYNRFHETFGPEDSTFDPSSIGLNMGTTKQDFGLPSINVSGFAPLGANTSVPRGRTDSNTQFNDNFTWAAGKHNWKFGYEFRRTFVDGFFDSGYRGKLSFDDLKSFIAGTPSSGRQAQGNSSRQTFENNHSFYLQDTFRFSQRITLSYGVRWEYFGVIGEEKNRFSLIDSSGNVNTVKQLYPRDLNNFAPRASIAWDAHGNGKTIIRAGWGMYYDAFSQDFFVGQLPFNTFNSGPAYNGVGPDPITFSFSPASTIQPGVPVFDPTSFAATDVFTVDQKLRTPYIHVMNLNLQQELSPKVALQVGYVGSQGRKLFRYIDINQINPATGTSLFPSLIYVNQFQSSASSSYNSLQMSLRFRDWHRLSSSVNYTWSHSIDNASDGQDYVPNATQPDNSFAPDRERASSNFDMRHHLSWTFTYQLPSSDTMHWLTNGWALDGVLSLAAGQPFNVSYLFEGDFNGSGEFFGRPDIVGNPFTGTKLPNQILNLAAFQVPCNINATLDGCNGNQHFGNLGRNAFVGPDFKNFDFSLAKDSKLTERIAMQLRLNIYNLFNHPNFANPLWPNFGVDFAQNGLDATGHGIGFLPVTATPDVGTGNPFLGGGSSRNVELALRFKF